In Porphyrobacter sp. LM 6, one DNA window encodes the following:
- a CDS encoding TIGR02594 family protein, with amino-acid sequence MNPLPPAYRWLDDLQPLPKMVSEARKLFGTVEAQGSADNPVILGWAKELGLAKVYNRDEIPWCGLFAAIVAKRAGKALPSQPLWARSWVNFGKDGSAKPQLGDVLVFRRGEVSGHVGLYIGQDYGAFHVLGGNQSDGVTITRIAKDRCIAVRRPVYKAAPATAKPVELAATGALSTNEA; translated from the coding sequence ATGAACCCGCTACCGCCAGCTTACCGCTGGCTCGATGACTTGCAACCTTTGCCAAAGATGGTGTCAGAAGCCCGGAAGCTCTTCGGCACCGTTGAAGCGCAGGGCTCCGCCGATAATCCGGTAATCCTCGGCTGGGCCAAGGAATTGGGGCTCGCCAAGGTCTACAACCGCGACGAGATCCCCTGGTGCGGGCTCTTCGCGGCCATTGTCGCCAAACGAGCAGGTAAGGCGCTGCCAAGCCAGCCACTTTGGGCGAGGAGCTGGGTGAACTTCGGCAAGGACGGGAGCGCAAAGCCCCAGCTTGGTGATGTGCTCGTGTTCCGGCGTGGTGAGGTCTCCGGCCATGTCGGGCTCTACATCGGCCAGGACTATGGCGCCTTTCATGTGCTTGGCGGAAACCAGTCCGATGGCGTGACCATCACCCGCATTGCCAAGGATCGCTGCATCGCGGTCCGCCGTCCCGTCTACAAGGCTGCACCCGCAACAGCAAAGCCAGTAGAACTGGCAGCAACCGGTGCGCTCTCCACCAACGAAGCCTGA